DNA from Nitrospirota bacterium:
AAGTCTTTTTCCTGAAAAGGGTATAATGAAATATGAAGGGACTTCTCATATTTCTGCTCCTTCTGCCATCTCTCGCAGCAGCCTTTATGTCTGACGATGAGCTCGCAGTCCTTCAGCGGACCTCAGCAGGCTGGTCAACAGGAGAGAGGATAGCCTTCTGGGCAGAGCAGTTCATCAACACGCCGTATGACCCTGATCCTTTTGGTGAATATGTGAGAAATAATGTCCTTGTTGCTGATGATCGGGTTGACTGCATGTACCATGCGTTCAGATCGGTTGAACTTGCCCTGGGAAAGGATCCTGCTGACTCGTTAACCGTGGCCCTTGACAAGCGCTTTCATGGAAAGGGCCTTGTTGAGAACGGGAAGGTCAGCAACTATGCAGATAGATTCAGATATGGCGAGGACATGATCGAAAGCGGGAAATGGGGCAGGGAGATTACATCAGAGCTTGGAGGGACCGTCATGATCAAGGGCGCGCGGGGCAGGGAGCGCGTTGTCATGATACGGAAGCACAATATTCCGGACGTGCAGGGCAGACTCCGGAACGGTGACCTTGTTTTTTTTGTCAAGGACCCGAAAAAAAGGGTCTCAGGAGAGATCATCGGGCATATCGGCATTATTAAGATCGAGGAAGAAAAGACATATCTCGTGAGTGCTTTTGGCAGAAAAAACAGAGGAGGAACCGTGAGAAAGGTCCTCTTATCAGACTACAGTACAGGAATGCCGTTTGCCGGGATACGGGTATCCCGCCTGGAATAAGCATGCACTGTCCAGAATACGATATGGTCTATTGGAACAGACAGGACTGATTATTTGTTCCTCCTCTGATGCTTGGTCTTCCTGAGCAGCTTCTTATGTTTATGCTTGCTCATCTTCTTTTTGCGCCACTTGACTACGCTTCCCACACACTCACCTCCTTTTATTCGATTTTAACGTATTACAGCCAGCAGCAGAGCGAGAAAAACTGCCCATCTATCCCTTTACTGCGCAATAATCCCTATCTGCCCGTTTCTTAAATTCTCTTGCCTGGTCAATGAAGGCTTCAAGCTGTATCTCGGTAGTCAGAGACTCTGTCCCATCGTAGGGTATGCTCAAGCACGGGATCTTATGATTATTCTTGACCCCTCGCAGAAGTGCATTGACTATCGTGCCCGGCATGCAGCCAAAAGGCATTGCATTGACAATGCCTGAAGCCCCTCTCCTGATAAGGTCAATACTTTTCCCGATGCTCAGGATGGCCTCGCCTTCAAAGGTCGGGTGGATATAGGGGCGCGCATTCTGCATAACTGTCCGTGTGTCAGGTTCATGCAGCGTGCGCAGAAAGCCCGAAAAAAGCCTTCCCAATCTATGTTCTACCCTCTTTTGAAAGAACCTCTTTGACAGAAGAGTAATCATACCAGACAGGTCTTTTTTAATCAAGACCTTGCGGATACCCATGAGGTTGATATAGCTGATCCATTCGTCGACCGGGGTGAGATATGCCTCTCCGCCGAGTGCCTCGATCCTTCTGACAAGATTATCATTGGAGAATCTGTTGGAGCGGACAAAGATCTCGCCGACAATGCCGATGAGGGGTTTTACCTCTTTTTGGACAGGGATGCCCTCAAATTCCCGCCGCGCTGTCTTCAATACTTCTTCAATGTTCCCGTTTCTTGTGCTGAGCGTTCTGCGCAGCACAAGCAGATGTTTCTGATAGGTACGGTCAGTTAACCCTTTTTCTTTTTCATAGGGTCTTGTCTCAAGAAGACATTTTCTGAGAAGGCTTATGGACACTACGCCCTCCCAGACCCTCATTGCATACCCTTTCCCTGCCAGACCAAGGTGCTTATAAAAATGCTCGTCCTGATTTGGCGAAAAGACCGGAAGATCTTCCATGCCAAGATCACGGATCACCTGCCTTTGGAAGATATTATACTGACCGAACCGGCAGGGGCCTGTGCCCGACGGCATAAAGAAAGCCGACCGTTTCGGATCAAATCCAGGTTCCAGGGCCTTCTTTATCATATCCCCGGTTGTTACTGCGCAGGGATAGCATTCCTTTCCTGATACGAACCTCCTGCCCAGATCAACGGACTCCTGGCTTGACTCCGGGAGCACTTCTGCCGCGGTGCCGCAATACGAGAATGCAGCTGCGATCGCAAAGGCATGGTCAGACATAGGCGGAATATAAACGGTTCGGGAGGCGTCGTGCTTAATGTGTGATGGGCTGATCTTCTGAATGCTCTTCGTATGCTTCCTGATCGCGGCTGCTGCATCGCGGTTCTGAATGCTGTCGAGAAAGGCCTCGCACCGCGTTATTGCCCCTGCATCAGCACTGTGAGCATCAAGTTCAAGATGGAGATAGGATTTCCCTGCCATCTCTTCTTCAAAGAACTTCAGAATGAAGGAGTCCGGGCCGCAGGAAAAGTTGCCGATATAGACGGCATCAAGGAGCGGGTTAGAGGCTATGATCCTGCCTGCGCTGAGGATCCGCTGCCCGGCTCTCCAATACATATTGGGCCAGTCTTTTCTTATTTCCTCCTGCTGGAGCGGCAGAAAATCCATCGGAATGGTGAGCACGCCGAGGTTACCGATCTTTTTCGGGATGTCAAGGTTCATGCCCTTATCAAAAGAATTGTACGCTCTTCCGACGATAACAAGGGCTTTATCATTCAGGGATTCGAGGACTTCCCTTCCTTTTTCCTTTATCGTTTGCACAAAGGCTTCCTGCATCTTGTTTGCGGCAGCCATGGCTGACGATATCTCGGCAGAGGAGATCTTGAACTGCTTCAGGCTTTGCCGGAGTTCCTGCTTAAGGTTATTCTTTCCCCTGGACAGCCTGACCGCAGGCATGATGAAGGTTGTGTCAGGAAAAGCGGTCTTTGCCATGTAGGGTATGGCCTGGGTATAAGGACAGGCAAGGCCGGACTTTGCAGGGTCAATATCAGCATTCAGATCAATAAAACTCGGTACAAGAACAGCATCCACCTCTTCCTGTATGAGATGAGCGATGTGGCCATGCGCTGCCTTTACAGGGAAACATGTCTCTGCAAGGATGGTCTCATTGCCAAGGTCAATAATACTCCTTTCTGCCCGTGGAGAAACGACAACCTCGAAGCCGAGTTCCCATAAGAGTGTTGTCCAGTAGGGCAGAAGATCGTGGAAATAGAAGATAAAGGGAATGCCGATCCTGCCACGTGAAGCGTGATGCTTGAAACGTGATGCGGTTTTCTTTGTTGACTCGTTACGCTTTACGTATAACGCCTTACGGTCGATATGCGCCTGCCAGAGCATCTCATCCCTGAATGCGAAGAGGTCAGGCAAGTCCGCTCTGACCGGCTTTTTTCTTACATCATATTTTTCGCATCTGCCGCCGTAATAGAGATGATCCTTCACGCCCTGCACGTTTATGCGGTTGATCTCACAGATATTTGAACAGCCTTTGCACGCAAAGGACGTTATCTCGTACGGGAGCTGTGAGGCCTCAAAGCCTTTAAAGGACGTTCGGAGTTCAGGGTTCGGAGTTTTAAGTTTTCCTTCTGACTGCTGATAGCTGACTGCTGATAACTGATTTGATATATGTTCTCTTGCTATCAGTGCCATGCCGATGGCGCCGGTAACGTCATGATGCTCCGGCACAATGACTTTTTTACCAAGATAATTTTCGAAGGCTGCAACAACCGCCTTATTAAAGGCGACCCCGCCCTGAAAGAATATTTTCTCTCCGATCGGCCGCTTGCAGACCACGCGGTTTATGTAGTTTTGAACTATTGAATACGCGAGCCCTGCGAGAAGTTCCTCTTTCGGCAGACCTCTCTGAAGGTTTGCCATAAGCGAGTTCTCCATGAAGACCGTGCAGCGTTCACCCAGCCTGCAGGGATTTTTTGCGCATAGCGCGATCTCCTGAAATTCAGCCTTGACCGAGATGTTCAGCTTCTCTGCCTGTTCCTCCAAAAAAGAACCTGTTCCTGCGGCGCAGGCCTTGTTCATTTCGAAATCGACGATCACCCCGTTCTTCAGCGCGATATATTTCGAGTCCTGCCCGCCGATCTCGAATATCGTATCAACATCTTTATCGATAAAGGCTGCTGCTGTTGCCTGCGCAGTTATCTCATTTTTTACGATGTCAGCTCCGATGTAATCAGCAATCATATATCTGCCGGAACCGGTCGTTCCGACCCCGGCAATGACGATCCTGTCGCCGATCTCACTGCGTATCTCTTCAAGCCCCTGCTTTACTGCCTCAATGGGTCTGCCCGCTGTCATCAGGTAACGCTTGGCGATCACATTGCAGTTTTCATCTATGATCGCGAGATTTGTGCTGATCGACCCGATATCAACGCCAAGGTAAGTTTTTAAAGGCTGTGATGAGTGATTGGTGATGAGTGATGAGTTCGGTTCAGGCTTTAAGGGTTCTTTATGTTTTGACCCATTACCCTTTACCCGCAACCCATTACGGCTTTCGAGGTGTCTTTTCGCAAAGTCAGCTCCCCGGGCAACAAGAGGGGCGTAGCCCTTTTCCTGCGGTTTTTCAGTATTAATGAAATCTTCCAGAGATGACAGGTCAAAGGCATGAAACCTGCCTGAGTCCAGATCCTTCCATGCTGAACCGATGGCGCCCATGAGCGCGAATTCCTCGGGGATGAACAAGTTGTCAAGAGAGAATATCTCACGAAAGGCCCTTACCATCCCCTTGTTTGCTGCAACGCCGCCCTGGAAAGAGACAGGGTTTTCAAGAATGCGGCCTTTTGCGATAGAGCCCTTGAAATTGCGGGCAACGGCAAAGCAGAGGCCGGCTGCGATATCCTCTACCGGTGTGGCGATCTGCTGCAGATGGATCATGTCAGACTTGGCAAAGACACTGCATCTTCCGGCGATCCTGGGAGGTTTTCGTGACTCAAGGCTGAGCCTGCTGAACTCCTCTATCGAGAGGTTGAGCCGTTCTGCCTGCTGGTCAAGAAACGAGCCGGTGCCTGCTGCACAGACCGAGTTCATCGCAAAGTCTTTTGCTGAGCACGTGTCTTCACCAAGAAATATGAGTTTTGAATCCTCGCCGCCAAGTTCAATGATCGTTCTTACCTTGGGGTAGAGTTTCCGCGTTGCATAGGCATGGGCGACCACTTCGTTGACCGGTGGAATGCCGAGGATCGATCCGATCGATCTTCCGGCAGAACCAGTGAGAGACAGTGATGCGTGATGAGTAATGAGTGACGAGTCCGGTTCCGGTCTTAAGGTTTTTTTATGTTTTAACCCGTTACCCGTTATACATAACCCGTCACGCGTTACGGCCTTCAGGAGTTCGAGCGAGACATGAAGCGGCCTTCCCTTATGACGCAGATAGGCGCTGCCGAGAATGTCTCCCCTGTCATTAAGGATAATGATCTTAACTGCTACAGAACCTGCATCCAGCCCGATATAGTTCATATTTTTAAAGGTTTTTTTGTTGCATTATACCATAAGAATTTGTCAGGTATGAGCTTTTCCCGGGCTGCCAGGGACATACTTAGTAAAAGCTGTTCTCCGCAGCAGAGCTGGAATGGTTGAAACCGGGTTGATGCATTATATATTTTATTCATACTCTTATCTGTAAATTGACATTAAAAAGAATTTCACTGACATAAAATGTCACTTGACTCTGAGTTGTTATCAGAGGTATAGTTTTTAACTTTAAATAACAGCAAGTTATATGATGATTCATTGGCATAGCAGTTGCATATTGTTATAGAGCAACAGGCGAATCAGGCTTTTGGCATTGTGACATTTTGTCACATAATTTTAATCTCAAAGAACAAGGAGGAATCATCATGTATCAGGCAATGTACAATGTTAAGAATCAAAAAGGCTTTACCCTTATCGAACTCCTGATCGTTGTCGCGATCATCGGTATTCTCGCGGCAATCGCTATACCGGGCTATCTCGGTATGCAGGAAAGGTCAAGGAAGGGAGCAGTTACAAGGTCAGCAGCATCGGCTGAGCCGGATGTCCAGGGTTGGCTTTTGGCAGCTGGCAAGGGCCTTGCAGCCGGGACAGGACCTGCAGGGACGCTTGTCGAAGTTGACACCAATGGCAACGGAACCATTGCAACTCCTGACCTGAACAATTCGGCCCTTGGCGCATTGCTTACGGCAACAACCCTTTGCTCTCAGTATGTCAGTGCAAAATGGGCGCTCCAGGGTGAAATGTCCCCGTGGGCTACAACTACAGGAACACTCTGGGTTGACGGCGCTGCTCAACCAGGCAGGATAGCCTGCTCCATAAGCGGTACAGCTGCTGTCATTACGGCACAGGATGCCCAGGGTAACACAATTCATACCAAGTCGGTCTATTCCGACTAATTTTTTCTGCTTGTTGTTTTCGGGTCAGGGCAACCCCCTGACCCGAATTCATTATGACCGATAAAATAATCAAGCGATTACACGCAGTATCATTTTCCCTCATCTTTATTGCATTTTTTTACGGTTATCTCCTTACGCCTCTCTGGGACTATGACTTCTGGTGGCATATAGCCACAGGAAGATATATAGCAACCGAGGGGCATCTGCCCCAATCAGATCCATTTTCGTATACCTCTGTCATGGAGGAGAATAAAAATGTCTTTCCTGAGAGAGAAGTTTTTTTCCTGAAGCAGTACTGGTTTGCCCAAGTCATATTCTATTTTATCTTTTCTCTGTTTGGATCATCCGGCATGATAATTACCCGGTCGCTTCTGCTCCTTCTGACAGTTCTTACTGTCTCTTGGCGGCTTAGGCGAGATGGTGTAAGTTTTTATATTAACTTTGTATTGACTTTTCTGCTGTTTATGCTCAGTCTCAGATCTCTCGGGGAAAGGCCTGTGCTCTTCTCCATGCTATTTACCGCCCTTGTCATATTTCTTCTCGAGGAGTTCAGGGAGAGGAAAGGGCGGTTGTTGTTCCTGCTTGTACCGCTCCTGCTTGTCTGGGCGAATATGCACGGGGCTTTTGTCCTCGGTATCATCATAATCTCTCTTTATATGCTTAGTGAAGCATTGAAATTAGGTCTCCGGCGCTCTGAATTGACACAAAAGGATGCTATAGTCTTCTTTTCAGCCACTCTCATGGCAATTCTTGTTACGTATATCAATCCATGCGGCTGGGATGCTTTTTCTATGTCCCTGAACCCAAAATATGACATATTTCAGAAAGGTATTCAGGAATATATGTCACCTTTGGCTGTTTATAAGGAAAAGATCGGCACTCTTGACTACAACTATGCAGCAATAGCAGCCCTGTTTCCCCTTGTTGTGATAATCAGGAACAGAAGGATGGACCTTGCTCATTTTCTGGTGCTGCTCGGTTTTTTTGTCATGAGCGCAAAGGCCGGCAGGTTCATTTTCTTTTACGGCATCATTGCTTCCATGCTGCTGGGCAAGGAGCTTGGTCCTCTTATAACCGGCTTCATCGAAAAAAGACTTTCTGCTGGAACATATCATAAAATACAGGCCGGATTTGCTCTGGCAGCAATTATTTCGACAGCTCTCTTTGTTGTTGGGCTGTCCTCATCCGGGAAACCGAGACTGAACGTGGCCCGGCAGTGGAGCGTGCCAGAGAAGGCAGTCGATTTTATCGAAAAGAACAAACTGCAGGGGAATATTTTCAATGATTACGGTTATGGTGGGTATCTTGCCTGGAGGCTCTATCCCAATAAGACCTTTATCGACAGCAGGACCCTGAATCTTACGGTTACAAATGAATATGGGTGGGTCATCGATTCTGTAGAAAAAGTCGAGGGCATCAGGACAGCCAACGAAAAAACGCCGCTATGGGAAGGGATTCTGAATCACTACAAGATCAGTTATATGTTTTTGTCGATTACGGATATTTATGGTGGTCTGCATCCAATTATTCTTGACCTTGCGGCAGGTGAGAAATGGGTGCCTGTCTATATTGATAAGATTAGTATCATCTTTGTCAAAAACATCGATGCGAACAGAGAGATAATTTCGGAGTATAAGATGGCCGATGATTATGTGTATAATGTCCTCATATACAAGCTCGCAGCATTGACACAGGGAGACCGCATTAATCCACGTTCTCTTGTTTCACTCGGAAAACTTTTCTCAAAGGTTGGCCGCGTTGACGATGCGGTGAAGGCATACCGCTTGGCCGCTGAACGCCTACATGACCCTGATTTGATGAAGAGAATTGAACAGATGGATGCTATAATTGCTCAGCAGGGCACTGCAGGCGGCAAGGAGAACCGCAGCCCTCAAGAAAGAGATAATGAAAAAAGCATGGCTGAATAAAAATGTCTTTGTGACAGGATGCACAGGACTATTGGGGTCCTGGCTTGCTGAGAATTTACTCGACCAGGGAGCGAACGTGATCGCACTTATGCGTGACCACGTCCCTTATTCAAGAGTAAGCAGGGAAGGGATTGCAGACAAGATCGCTGCAATATCAGGGAACCTTGAGGATATGGCAGTTGTTGAGCGCGCGTTAAATGAATATGAAATAGATACGGTGTTCCACCTTGGTGCACAGACGATCGTTCCGATTGCTAACAATAATCCTCTTTCTACGTTTGAGTCAAATATCAGGGGAACCTGGGTTTTGCTCGAAGCCTGCAGACGGAACAGGCGTGTAAAGAAGATAGTGGTAGCATCGAGCGACAAGGCATACGGCGATCAGGAGCATCTTCCTTATCGTGAAGATATGCCGCTCAGGGGAAGGAATCCCTATGATGTATCGAAAAGCTGTGCGGATCTCATTTCCCAGATGTATTTTCATTCCTATGGCCTGCCGGTCTGTGTCACGCGGTGCGGGAATCTTTTCGGTGGCGGCGACCTTAACTTTAACAGGATAGTGCCGGGGACCATACGGTCAGTTCTTTTCGGCGAGCAGCCGGTGATCAGGAGCGACGGCAGTTTTGTAAGGGATTATTTTTATGTGAGAGACGCTGCCGAAGCGTATATCCTTCTTGCAGAGCAGATGGAAGACCCGGGGCTCTGGGGGCATGCATTTAACTTTGGCAATGATGAGCCGATAACAGTACTCGAAATTGTGAAGGAGATCCTTTCGGCCATGGACGCCGCAGGTCCGGCCCCATTGGTGCTTAATCAGGCAAACAGTGAGATTCACAAACAGTATCTTTCGTCGGAGAAGGCGCGCACCATGCTCCGCTGGTCCCCGTCCTTTTCTCTTCAGAAGGGGCTCAGAGAAACGGTCGATTGGTACAAGGCTTTTTTCAGTTCAACATAATAGCTCATGGATAAGGACTATGTTTCGCTCTATCACGCCCTGGAGGAGTCGCATTGGTGGTTTGTCGGCCGGCGTGATATGGTATGGCGGCTTCTCAAAGATCTTGACAGGAACTTGTCGATCCTTGAGGTCGGTTGTTCCGGTGGGCCTCTTATCCGTCTGCTGCAGAGGGAAGGGTTTGCAAAGGTGGCCGGGATCGATATCAATGAATGCTCTGTGCAGCTCTGCAGGAGCCTTGGGGACGCCGCAGTGAAGGTAGCCGATGGATGTTCCACAGGGTTCAGCGACGAACAGTTTGACGTTGTGGTCGCTTCGGATGTGCTTGAACATATTGAGGACCCTGTCCAGGGACTGAGAGAATGGTCGAGAATACTGAGGCCAAAGGGTATTGTGCTAGTGTTTGTGCCTGCTTTTCAATTTCTCTGGAGCCGGCATGACGAAGTCAATCGTCATTACCGGCGGTACACAAAACAGGAGATCGTAACCCTTTTGGAACAGGCCGATTTTTATATTGAACGCGCAGCATACTGGAATTTTTGCTTTTTCTTTCCTGCATTGCTTGTTCGCACCATGCGAAGGATATTCAGCAGGCAACAGGGTGAAAAAGAGGGGAGCGATCTGACCGCATCAGGCAGCATCGTAAACAGAATATTTGAAGCGGTGCTCAAGGCTGAAAACAGTTTGCTGGCAGCAGGACTGAACTTTCCCTTTGGGCTCAGTCTGTTTGCGATCGCAAGGAAGCCATGAGAAGAATAGGTCTTTTATCAATTGTTGTCCCCTGCCACAATGAAGAAGAGATCGTGCACGGTACACATAGAAGGCTGTCTGATATTATGGCCGGTCTGCTTTCGCGGGGGACAATATCGGGGTACGAACTTGTTTTTGTTGATAATGGGTCCACAGACCGAACGCTGAACGAATTGAAGGCCCTTTTTGATCAGGACCCGCATCTGAGGATCATATCGCTGAGAAGAAACTTCGGTTTTCAGGGATCGCTCTCAGCAGGCCTGTATCATGCAAAGGGTGATGCCGTGGTGACCATAGACGCAGACCTTCAGGATCCGCCGGAAAAGATAGAAGAAATGATCGGCCATTATGAGCAGGGACACGACCTTGTGCTTGGTGTCAGAAGATCCCGGGAAAAGGACTCTTTCTTTAAAAGATTTTTTGCCGAGAGCTACTACCGGCTTCTCAAGCTTCTCGGGGTGAACATTGTCTATAACCACGGTGACTTCAGGCTCATGTCACGATCACTCCTGGCTGAGTTCAATGCCCTGCCCGAGCGAAACCGGCTTATCAGGGCAATGATCCTGCAGCTGGAATCCAGGTATGCTGTTGTCTCGTATGAAAGGGAGAAGAGGACCGCAGGAGAATCCAAGTTTACGATCAGTTCTCTCTTCTCGCTCAGCCTTGACGGCATTGTTTCCTTTACCTATATTCCCCTTCGCTTCGCATCTATTGCCGGCATTGTATCCGCTTTTATTGCTGCTGCCGGAAGTTTCTGGGTACTGTATATCAAGTTATTCACTGACAAATTCATACCCGGCTGGGCCTCTATTCTCCTGCCTGTTTTGGCTGTCGGAGGTATCCAGTTATTCGCTCTGGGCATAATCGGAGAGTACATTGGGAGGCTCTATGTCGAGGTGAAGCAGCGCCCCATGTTTGTTGTACGCGAGGAATTTTCACATTCTTCCCGCTCAGCGGACACAGGGAAGGCAGAGGAGAGAACGCATGAAGAATAACGACATCCCTGTGGTGATCCTGGCTGGAGGCTTCGGCACGCGGCTGAGAGAACAGACAGAGTTCATACCCAAGCCTATGGTCCCTGTAGGGGGAAAGCCGATACTCTGGCATATCATGAAGTTATATGCCCATCATGGGTTCCGGCGTTTCATCATCTGTCTGGGCTATAAAGGCGAGATCATCAAGGAATATTTTTTCCATTATCGGATGAGGATCCATGATTTCACCATCGATCTCGCTAAAGAGGAGAGTATTGTTTTTCACCATTCAGGTGCCAGGGATGACTGGGAAGTGACCCTTGCAGACACCGGGCTTAAGGCAATGACCGGAGCCCGCATAAAGAACATCGAAAAGTATATCAACTCTGACCTGTTCCTTCTGACCTATGGCGATGGCGTGTCTGATGTTGATGTGCGCAAGACCGTTGACTTTCACCTCTCGCACGGGAAAGTGGCGACCGTAACCGGTGTAAGGCCACCTTCAAGGTTTGGGGAGCTGGTCATTGAGGGCGACCGCGTTGCTGAATTCGGGGAGAAGCCGCAGGCCGGCGATGGCGTTATCAATGGCGGCTTTTTTGTCTTGAGCAAAGGTGTCTTTAACTACCTTTCTTCTGATGATGATTGTGTCTTTGAGAAAGAGCCCCTTGAAAGACTTGCGAAAGACCGGAATCTCATGGTTTACCACCACCCAGGATTCTGGCAGTGCATGGATACGCTCCGCGATATGGACCTTCTGAACCGCCTCTGCGAGAGCGGAGATGCACCCTGGAAAGTATGGAATGACGCATAGTCAGCTGTTTGCCGGCATACCGGTCCTGGTGACCGGTGCAAACGGTTTTATCGGGTCCCATCTGAGCCGGTATCTGGTCAATCTTAATGCCGATGTCCATCTCTTTCTGAGGGAAGGTTGTGATATGACAAGGATTCGGGACATCGAACCACGAGTGCGGATCTGGCGCGGCGATATGGTGAATTTTCATTCACTTCTGGGCTGTTTTAGTGCTGCTGCCCCGAAGCTCATCTTCCATCTTGCCGCAGTTCTTAATGTCAGCAGGGACATCCGATTGTTGAATTCAGCACTCGATACAAACTTCCAGGGAACGCTGAACCTCTTCAGGGCGGTCCAGAAAACAGGCATTTCTCCTGATTGCATAATAAACACCGGAAGTTCGGAAGAATACGGCTCAGGAGCAGCGCCTTTTGAGGAATCTCAAAGGGAAATGCCGGTTTCGCCATACTCGGTCAGCAAGGTGGCGGCAACGCATCTTGGTCAGATGCTGTACAGGACATCCGGTCTGCCTGTTGTAACGCTCAGACCATTTCTCGTATACGGTCCCGGACAGAGTACGAATATGTTTATCCCCTCATTGATCCGGCACTGCCTCGAAAAAAAGGACTTCAGCATGACCGAAGGAGATCAGACAAGGGATTTTGTATATGTGGATGACGTCGTTGATGCATATGCACGAGCTGCTGTAAGCAGACTGGCGGCAGGAGAGGTAATCAATGTCGGCAGCGGAATAGAGAATCAGATCAGGCACGTTGCCGAGCAGGTAGTACATAAAATGGGATCTCCTGTCAGACTGATGATCGGGGCACTGCAGAAAAGAACTGGAGAGGCAGATCATTTCTTCTGCGATAATAGCAAAGCGCGGGAGGTCCTTGGTTGGGCCCCTTTGATCTCACTTGACGATGGCCTTGACAGAACAATTCAGTGGTATCAGCATAGTTTTCTGGAGAGTATCCGATAGTTGTGGTATAGGGGATTAGGCTGAAGTATGGTAACATTAGCAATAATGTTAGCTTGCAGACAGAGATATATTGAGAAGGAGAAATAGCTATGAACAAGAAAGGTTTTACCCTGATCGAGCTTCTGATTGTAGTAGCGATTATCGGCATTCTTGCGGCTATTGCTATCCCCGGCTATTTAGGGATGCAGAGGAGGGCAGCGAGGACAGAGGCATACACGAACCTCGAGAACTTGCGGCTTCTTGAAGAGCAGTACTTTGCAGAAAATGGTTGTTATTACCGTCCGGCAGGGGTGTGTACAACCCTGGCGAACATGAACCTGGCGGCCATTCAGGTATTTCTTCCAAGATTTACTCCGGGAACTAGCCTGCAGTATGATTATACCTTGTCAACGACGGGAGTGGCTGCTGCAGGCTTTACTGCGAGGGCTCAGGGTAGAGCCGGGACAAGAGTTGCAGGCGATGACTTTACGATCGACAATAATAACAACAGAAACTTCTAATGGCTTTTTCATTGCCCCCTGAGCAGAGCCGTAAGATCGGCTCTGCAGCCTTAGGGCTTATTGGGCTCCTGCTTCTCGGTTTTCTTATCTATAGCAATGTAGTAAAGGCCCCCTTTATTTTTGATGACAGGGGCATCATTACTGAGAATCAGACGATAAAGAGCCTGCCGATAACCCTGCGGAATTTTTCCGGCAGTCGGTATGTTGGGTACCTGAGCTTTGCACTGAATTACGCTTATGGCGGTCTCGCTGTTCAGGGATATCACCTGACAAATATCGGTATTCACATTGCCAATGCGCTGATATTGTTTATTTTTATATGTCTTTTTTGCTCCACTCCGGAGATTCAAAGGGCGTATTCTTCGAAGGACTTTCTCGCATTTTCCTCTGTATTTATTTTTCTTGTGCAGCCAATACAGACCCA
Protein-coding regions in this window:
- a CDS encoding AURKAIP1/COX24 domain-containing protein — translated: MGSVVKWRKKKMSKHKHKKLLRKTKHQRRNK
- a CDS encoding CoA protein activase, whose protein sequence is MNYIGLDAGSVAVKIIILNDRGDILGSAYLRHKGRPLHVSLELLKAVTRDGLCITGNGLKHKKTLRPEPDSSLITHHASLSLTGSAGRSIGSILGIPPVNEVVAHAYATRKLYPKVRTIIELGGEDSKLIFLGEDTCSAKDFAMNSVCAAGTGSFLDQQAERLNLSIEEFSRLSLESRKPPRIAGRCSVFAKSDMIHLQQIATPVEDIAAGLCFAVARNFKGSIAKGRILENPVSFQGGVAANKGMVRAFREIFSLDNLFIPEEFALMGAIGSAWKDLDSGRFHAFDLSSLEDFINTEKPQEKGYAPLVARGADFAKRHLESRNGLRVKGNGSKHKEPLKPEPNSSLITNHSSQPLKTYLGVDIGSISTNLAIIDENCNVIAKRYLMTAGRPIEAVKQGLEEIRSEIGDRIVIAGVGTTGSGRYMIADYIGADIVKNEITAQATAAAFIDKDVDTIFEIGGQDSKYIALKNGVIVDFEMNKACAAGTGSFLEEQAEKLNISVKAEFQEIALCAKNPCRLGERCTVFMENSLMANLQRGLPKEELLAGLAYSIVQNYINRVVCKRPIGEKIFFQGGVAFNKAVVAAFENYLGKKVIVPEHHDVTGAIGMALIAREHISNQLSAVSYQQSEGKLKTPNPELRTSFKGFEASQLPYEITSFACKGCSNICEINRINVQGVKDHLYYGGRCEKYDVRKKPVRADLPDLFAFRDEMLWQAHIDRKALYVKRNESTKKTASRFKHHASRGRIGIPFIFYFHDLLPYWTTLLWELGFEVVVSPRAERSIIDLGNETILAETCFPVKAAHGHIAHLIQEEVDAVLVPSFIDLNADIDPAKSGLACPYTQAIPYMAKTAFPDTTFIMPAVRLSRGKNNLKQELRQSLKQFKISSAEISSAMAAANKMQEAFVQTIKEKGREVLESLNDKALVIVGRAYNSFDKGMNLDIPKKIGNLGVLTIPMDFLPLQQEEIRKDWPNMYWRAGQRILSAGRIIASNPLLDAVYIGNFSCGPDSFILKFFEEEMAGKSYLHLELDAHSADAGAITRCEAFLDSIQNRDAAAAIRKHTKSIQKISPSHIKHDASRTVYIPPMSDHAFAIAAAFSYCGTAAEVLPESSQESVDLGRRFVSGKECYPCAVTTGDMIKKALEPGFDPKRSAFFMPSGTGPCRFGQYNIFQRQVIRDLGMEDLPVFSPNQDEHFYKHLGLAGKGYAMRVWEGVVSISLLRKCLLETRPYEKEKGLTDRTYQKHLLVLRRTLSTRNGNIEEVLKTARREFEGIPVQKEVKPLIGIVGEIFVRSNRFSNDNLVRRIEALGGEAYLTPVDEWISYINLMGIRKVLIKKDLSGMITLLSKRFFQKRVEHRLGRLFSGFLRTLHEPDTRTVMQNARPYIHPTFEGEAILSIGKSIDLIRRGASGIVNAMPFGCMPGTIVNALLRGVKNNHKIPCLSIPYDGTESLTTEIQLEAFIDQAREFKKRADRDYCAVKG
- a CDS encoding GDP-mannose 4,6-dehydratase, producing the protein MKKAWLNKNVFVTGCTGLLGSWLAENLLDQGANVIALMRDHVPYSRVSREGIADKIAAISGNLEDMAVVERALNEYEIDTVFHLGAQTIVPIANNNPLSTFESNIRGTWVLLEACRRNRRVKKIVVASSDKAYGDQEHLPYREDMPLRGRNPYDVSKSCADLISQMYFHSYGLPVCVTRCGNLFGGGDLNFNRIVPGTIRSVLFGEQPVIRSDGSFVRDYFYVRDAAEAYILLAEQMEDPGLWGHAFNFGNDEPITVLEIVKEILSAMDAAGPAPLVLNQANSEIHKQYLSSEKARTMLRWSPSFSLQKGLRETVDWYKAFFSST
- a CDS encoding class I SAM-dependent methyltransferase, with product MDKDYVSLYHALEESHWWFVGRRDMVWRLLKDLDRNLSILEVGCSGGPLIRLLQREGFAKVAGIDINECSVQLCRSLGDAAVKVADGCSTGFSDEQFDVVVASDVLEHIEDPVQGLREWSRILRPKGIVLVFVPAFQFLWSRHDEVNRHYRRYTKQEIVTLLEQADFYIERAAYWNFCFFFPALLVRTMRRIFSRQQGEKEGSDLTASGSIVNRIFEAVLKAENSLLAAGLNFPFGLSLFAIARKP